From a region of the Vicugna pacos chromosome 35, VicPac4, whole genome shotgun sequence genome:
- the LOC116279841 gene encoding uncharacterized protein, whose amino-acid sequence MADQSGVCGERRGGEAGVGARGGGARVQGRGGRRRRGRGGGRSGRLGRRRGDARHESLRRLCAAAQLPLLQFPLSLSPPPRSLPGSYFCASRAQTSCRRRRRSLGSFAARCQPHFLLLSCLPSPPSPPPALLPPPPPPAGSPPSPRARAASRLPASRALPPSGMSCFLGAPRPGRGSTAVAAWPRSPPPRAPRSPREGRLEKRTQSSLWPPISKVYSDCPSISHVHVSEDWTQADCPLQSQWKPSRPSALPPPLPLPPPLPRPQGSPKITWPPCSSTPACWIPSFRGCWLKALQAEESKWGSGC is encoded by the exons ATGGCAGACCAGAGCGGCGTGTGCGGAGAGCGGCGAGGCGGAGAGGCCGGGGTGGGCGCGCGAGGAGGGGGCGCCCGGGTGCAGGGGcgcggggggcggcggcggcgcgggcgcgGTGGTGGTCGGTCCGGGAGGCTGGGCCGGCGGCGCGGGGATGCTCGGCACGAGAGTCTGAGGAGACTTTGTGCTGCGGCACAGCTTCCTCTTCTGCAGTTTCCTCTTTCACTCTCGCCGCCGCCGCGGTCCCTCCCTGGCTCTTATTTCTGCGCGTCTCGGGCACAGACTTCCTGCCGCCGTCGCCGCCGCTCGCTCGGCTCCTTTGCCGCCCGCTGCCAGCCTCACTTTCTGCTACTTTCttgcctcccttctcctccctccccgccgcccgccctgctccctcctcctcctcctcccgcgggctccccgccctccccgcgCGCCCgggccgcctcccgcctccccgcctcccgcGCGCTGCCGCCTTCGGGGATGTCCTGCTTCCTGGGGGCGCCGCGCCCCGGCCGCGGGAGCACCGCCGTCGCCGCCTGGCCACGCTCCCCGCCGCCGCGCGCGCCCCGAAGCCCGAGAGAGGGCAG GCTGGAGAAACGCACCCAGAGCTCCCTCTGGCCTCCCATCTCGAAGGTGTACTCTGACTGTCCATCCATCTCCCATGTCCACGTGTCAGAAG ACTGGACGCAGGCCGACTGCCCTCTCCAAAGCCAGTGGAAGCCATCTAGGCCCAgtgccctccctccacctcttcccctccctccaccccttccccgACCCCAAGGAAGTCCGAAGATTACCTGGCCTCCCTGTTCCTCCACACCTGCCTGCTGGATTCCGTCTTTCAGGGGCTGTTGGCTTAAGGCTCTCCAGGCTGAGGAGAGCAAATGGGGGTCTGGCTGTtag